A window of the Brassica oleracea var. oleracea cultivar TO1000 chromosome C1, BOL, whole genome shotgun sequence genome harbors these coding sequences:
- the LOC106293574 gene encoding proline-rich receptor-like protein kinase PERK8: MLCYVGKATKIFIFIVTVVVVIGLVVGLGVFRRHSHHCSGDYCSSPTDSSSSSSSSPFITPFPNPTPNPNPPVLGSSPPAPPGSSSPNPSVPITPTPPAPIVNPNSPPPPSNLNPPPQFSPPPPDSDTTTAPPPPASQTSMPPPPPAEESASPPLNPPSSVVNTPAPVHAKLVND; this comes from the coding sequence ATGCTCTGCTATGTCGGAAAAGCCACCAAGATTTTTATTTTCATCGTCACCGTTGTTGTAGTCATTGGTCTCGTCGTAGGCTTGGGTGTCTTCCGTCGTCACTCACACCACTGCTCCGGCGACTATTGCTCGTCTCCCACCGATTCATCTTCTTCTTCTTCTTCCTCCCCTTTCATAACTCCGTTTCCTAATCCTACCCCGAACCCGAACCCGCCCGTGCTCGGATCTTCCCCACCGGCCCCACCCGGCTCATCATCACCAAACCCATCTGTTCCAATCACCCCTACTCCGCCGGCGCCGATCGTAAACCCGAATTCGCCTCCGCCTCCGTCTAATCTGAATCCTCCGCCGCAATTTTCTCCTCCTCCGCCGGATTCAGATACAACCACCGCACCTCCTCCACCTGCATCGCAGACATCAATGCCGCCGCCACCTCCAGCGGAAGAATCGGCATCACCGCCGTTAAATCCGCCGAGCTCCGTAGTCAATACTCCCGCTCCAGTGCATGCGAAGCTGGTCAACGACTAG